From the genome of Bacteroides sp. MSB163, one region includes:
- a CDS encoding YVTN family beta-propeller repeat-containing protein: MPYLCDVKNKLNSITMKYKSRSIAKVIVPVFLVVSLFAFTTHSTEQPEGTPLFITGITPYKSGMIVSQKGVQKVSIYSSDYKERLQEWELDEVPTGVATDGDQIYATVAGEHKNGVYFLSASNPSEKVFVETASGACAPLVNAGNGKLYICNQFAGTVSELDKNGKNVIRTVKVLREPKSAVFDKEGKHLFVTNFLPMQRADIDTVAACVSVIDMNSFRKIKDIQLANGSNALRGMSLSPDGRYLLVTHNLGRFQVPTSQLQQGWMNTSAISIVNLATLNFEGAVLLDEPERGAAGIWDVKCTDDKIVVSHSGTHEVSVIDYPAFIQKFERYPQKDALAYDLRFLYGMRKRVALVGNGPRCMMLKDGMAVVPTYFSDTLNIVDLNTANVQSVAMVKNRTENRIQRGEKYFNDAEHCFQNWQSCNGCHPGDARMDAMNWDLMNDGIGNSKNCKSLLFSHVTPPCMISGIRAHAEIAVRAGYKLIQFSDLPEEFAECVDEYLMSLKPVPSPYLVNGELSEKAKRGRKVYEKFNCDECHSGPYYTDMKMHRIGEDIEFENGWDTPTLREVWRTAPYLFDGRAATMEEVFTVHKHGIEKKISAKEAEELAEYVNSL; encoded by the coding sequence ATGCCCTATCTTTGTGATGTGAAAAACAAGCTTAATTCAATCACTATGAAGTATAAAAGTCGTAGCATCGCAAAGGTTATAGTGCCTGTGTTTTTAGTGGTATCTCTATTTGCATTTACTACTCATTCCACGGAGCAGCCGGAAGGAACTCCATTGTTTATAACGGGTATTACTCCTTATAAATCCGGAATGATCGTATCTCAGAAAGGTGTTCAGAAGGTTTCTATTTATTCATCAGATTATAAAGAACGCTTGCAAGAGTGGGAACTGGATGAAGTCCCTACCGGAGTTGCTACAGATGGAGATCAGATTTATGCAACGGTGGCAGGTGAACATAAGAATGGTGTTTATTTCCTGTCGGCTTCCAATCCTTCGGAAAAAGTCTTTGTGGAAACAGCATCCGGTGCTTGCGCTCCGTTGGTAAATGCGGGTAACGGCAAGTTATATATTTGCAACCAGTTTGCCGGCACAGTGTCAGAGTTGGATAAGAATGGAAAGAATGTGATAAGAACGGTGAAAGTATTGCGTGAACCGAAATCTGCTGTTTTTGATAAAGAAGGAAAACACTTGTTTGTTACCAATTTCCTACCTATGCAACGGGCGGATATAGATACTGTAGCTGCTTGCGTATCAGTGATTGATATGAATAGTTTCCGGAAGATAAAGGATATTCAACTGGCCAATGGAAGTAATGCCTTGCGTGGAATGTCGCTTTCTCCGGACGGGCGTTATTTGCTGGTTACTCATAATCTGGGTCGTTTTCAGGTTCCGACATCCCAGTTGCAACAGGGCTGGATGAATACCAGTGCCATCAGTATCGTTAATCTGGCTACTCTGAACTTTGAGGGTGCCGTGTTGCTGGATGAACCGGAACGGGGTGCGGCAGGTATATGGGATGTGAAGTGTACGGATGATAAGATTGTGGTCAGCCATTCCGGTACCCATGAGGTCAGTGTGATAGATTATCCCGCATTTATTCAGAAGTTTGAGCGGTATCCTCAAAAGGATGCTTTGGCATATGATTTACGCTTTTTATATGGTATGCGTAAACGTGTAGCGTTGGTAGGCAATGGACCGCGTTGTATGATGCTGAAGGACGGAATGGCTGTTGTTCCTACTTATTTCTCTGATACATTGAATATCGTGGACTTGAATACGGCAAATGTTCAGTCGGTTGCTATGGTGAAGAATCGTACGGAGAACAGAATACAGCGTGGTGAGAAATACTTCAATGATGCGGAACATTGTTTTCAGAACTGGCAGTCGTGCAATGGATGCCATCCGGGAGATGCGCGTATGGATGCTATGAATTGGGATTTGATGAATGATGGCATTGGTAATTCAAAAAACTGCAAGAGCCTGTTATTCTCCCATGTCACTCCACCGTGCATGATTTCCGGTATTCGCGCTCATGCCGAGATAGCTGTTCGTGCAGGATATAAGCTCATTCAGTTCAGTGATCTGCCGGAAGAGTTTGCAGAGTGTGTGGATGAGTATCTAATGTCATTGAAACCGGTTCCCAGCCCTTATTTGGTGAATGGTGAGCTTTCGGAGAAGGCTAAACGGGGGCGTAAGGTTTATGAAAAGTTTAATTGTGACGAATGTCATTCCGGTCCCTATTATACGGATATGAAGATGCACCGTATTGGTGAAGATATCGAGTTTGAGAATGGGTGGGATACGCCAACGCTGCGTGAAGTCTGGCGCACAGCTCCTTATCTTTTTGATGGACGTGCTGCTACCATGGAAGAAGTATTTACGGTGCACAAGCATGGTATTGAAAAGAAAATATCAGCTAAAGAAGCGGAAGAACTTGCCGAATATGTGAATTCACTTTAA
- a CDS encoding two-component regulator propeller domain-containing protein: MKRKILLMLLVCSFSVLYVWAEHSKYSFYYSQKLNEGISQLSVMTICQDTRGYLWLGTRNGLNRYNGSEYTVFRHHPGDSLSLADNEVNEIREDHSKNLWIGTSRGLSRMCLRTERIRNYFSVDGLSSASILSLLVDSSGKVWVGTRSGLCCYIPEQDNFKRVEFVENFNTSITALMEDKAGNFWIGTAVNGVYQCNKQMQVINHYDRHAGLPDNSISTLYEDSYHRIWVGCQFGGLNRIDVRNHKITSYTSANSGLKNNYVRCLAEWDGEILIGTFDGIYAYAPLKDQICKVSSYDEPGRGLGHFSIYSFCRDHTGTLWIGTFAGGVTWLSSLTDRFIHHTPGKTVNQQTGIYGTACVDKQKNLWIATEGYGLLQYEISTGEGQFYLIDKDSYSVHNSNVIKTVYAEDDCIWCGTVLGEVYRFDLATRRFSLFYKYPIELAVYGIVRDADGNLWVGTSKAGYALTCFTPSGERKTEFTGSKGEKLHFSSVRCMEEESPGVLLIGMRSAGLYRYNTHSGELTVFRTSRPEKEMQIPSDYISSILSTRSGDVWVSTYGGGIFQLDKRGGVLRRVTEKEGLMGGDICKLLEGADGNLWMSSLQGISSYSPSTGEIKNFPFNNGIHLREFTYRGGVAMPDGTLCFTGNDGFITFYTPEIPMNRFVPPIVLEDLLVNNRVARADDGTGILSGLLNEAKVINLQYNQNNLAIGYKALNFINPEMNRYAYKLEGYDEDWNHVGERSTAYYTNLRPGTYLFHVKACNNDGVWNEEGKTLRIVITPPLWATWYAFLIYGLLLIGVFYAIFHYFNTRRRLRERLQMEQKEKLQQEEFHQAKMHLFTNFAHELRTPLMLIITPFEELVKRMDVAMELRDKLMVIYKNAQRLLLLVNQLLDLQKNQSGTMELQVTENNVYEFVTEIYCAFNQIAQTNEITFTLDCRDREFQAWYDKMLLEKVVFNLLSNAFKYTPSGKDIRMSVDCVSAGELEESYRKEVAPSALYMMLQVVDAGCGIPPQERDKVFTPFYRVPETAGVNVPGTGIGLSLVYSIVKLHKGVIRIEDREDGTEGARFIVLLPVSREAFTEDETDSMPVETIGDTAFAQPVEKSQTSPIGEIAPKKPVVLLVEDDKDVRDYLHKSLENDYEIIEAANGIKGYDKAVQFFPDLVLSDIMMPKRNGLELCSMIKNDIRIGHIPVILMTARSMVMHIREGFEAGADDYVIKPFSMDVLRIRIQSLLQSREQLKKLYGKRFSPEVVGVSTTSADERFSQKLYEIIEKNISDQNLGIEMLCDQIGISRANLYRKIKAISELSPTELIRNKRLEVALRYLKETNMSVSEVATLLGFNSHSYFSNSFKAFYGFTPTEFVQMNSANKEKM, from the coding sequence ATGAAAAGGAAAATATTGTTGATGTTGTTAGTTTGCTCATTCTCAGTGTTGTATGTGTGGGCTGAACATTCTAAATATTCATTCTATTATAGCCAGAAACTGAATGAAGGGATTTCCCAACTCTCCGTGATGACCATTTGCCAGGATACCCGGGGATATCTTTGGCTAGGGACGCGTAATGGACTGAATCGTTATAATGGCAGTGAATATACTGTTTTTCGTCATCATCCGGGAGACTCCCTGAGTTTGGCAGACAATGAAGTCAATGAAATACGCGAAGATCATAGCAAGAATTTATGGATAGGTACCAGTCGCGGACTAAGCCGGATGTGTCTTCGCACCGAACGTATCCGCAATTATTTTAGTGTAGATGGACTCTCCAGTGCAAGTATCCTTTCTCTTTTGGTTGATAGTTCCGGCAAAGTATGGGTGGGTACCCGCAGTGGGCTTTGTTGTTATATTCCCGAACAAGACAACTTTAAAAGGGTGGAGTTTGTGGAAAATTTCAATACTTCCATCACTGCCTTGATGGAGGATAAGGCAGGTAATTTCTGGATAGGTACGGCAGTGAACGGAGTTTACCAGTGTAACAAACAGATGCAGGTGATTAATCACTATGACCGTCATGCCGGCTTACCGGATAATAGTATTTCCACTCTTTATGAAGATTCTTATCATCGCATCTGGGTAGGTTGTCAATTTGGCGGACTGAACCGCATTGATGTCCGTAACCATAAAATAACTTCTTATACATCTGCCAATAGTGGTCTGAAGAATAATTATGTCCGTTGCCTTGCCGAATGGGATGGAGAGATATTGATTGGTACTTTCGACGGTATTTATGCTTATGCACCGTTGAAAGACCAGATTTGTAAAGTGAGCAGTTATGACGAACCCGGACGTGGCTTGGGGCATTTTTCCATTTATTCTTTTTGCCGTGATCATACCGGTACGTTGTGGATTGGTACTTTTGCCGGTGGTGTCACTTGGCTGAGCTCGCTTACCGACCGCTTCATTCATCATACTCCGGGGAAGACGGTGAATCAGCAAACGGGAATCTATGGTACGGCTTGTGTCGATAAACAGAAAAACTTATGGATAGCTACTGAGGGGTATGGATTGCTGCAATATGAAATTTCGACAGGGGAAGGGCAGTTTTATCTGATTGATAAGGACAGTTATTCCGTACATAATTCGAATGTTATCAAAACAGTGTATGCTGAAGATGACTGTATCTGGTGTGGTACGGTATTGGGTGAGGTCTATCGTTTTGATCTTGCTACCCGGCGTTTCTCTTTATTCTATAAATATCCCATAGAACTTGCTGTTTATGGTATTGTGCGTGATGCAGACGGTAATTTATGGGTAGGAACTTCAAAAGCCGGATATGCACTGACTTGTTTTACTCCTTCCGGTGAGCGGAAAACTGAGTTTACCGGATCGAAGGGGGAAAAATTACACTTTTCTTCTGTTCGTTGCATGGAGGAAGAGAGTCCCGGTGTACTATTGATAGGTATGCGTTCGGCCGGTCTGTATCGTTATAATACTCATTCAGGTGAACTGACTGTATTTCGTACATCTCGACCGGAAAAGGAAATGCAAATTCCAAGTGACTACATATCTTCTATATTATCAACCAGATCCGGTGATGTATGGGTGTCTACTTATGGAGGCGGTATTTTTCAACTGGATAAACGCGGTGGTGTGCTTCGCCGGGTAACAGAAAAAGAAGGACTGATGGGAGGGGATATTTGTAAATTGCTGGAAGGAGCGGACGGAAATCTATGGATGAGCTCGTTGCAGGGAATTTCCTCTTATTCTCCGTCCACTGGGGAGATTAAAAACTTTCCATTCAATAATGGCATTCATTTGCGTGAGTTTACGTATCGGGGCGGGGTAGCCATGCCGGACGGTACATTATGCTTTACCGGTAATGATGGCTTTATCACTTTTTATACACCGGAGATACCGATGAATCGTTTTGTACCGCCAATCGTATTGGAGGACTTGCTGGTGAATAATCGTGTGGCGCGAGCAGATGATGGAACAGGAATCTTAAGTGGGTTGCTTAATGAAGCGAAGGTTATTAATTTGCAATACAATCAGAACAATTTGGCTATAGGATATAAAGCGTTGAATTTCATTAATCCGGAGATGAACCGGTATGCCTATAAGTTGGAAGGATATGATGAAGACTGGAATCATGTGGGAGAACGTAGTACGGCTTACTATACCAATCTGCGTCCGGGAACCTATCTTTTTCATGTCAAAGCTTGTAATAACGATGGGGTATGGAATGAGGAAGGAAAGACTTTGAGGATTGTTATTACCCCACCTTTATGGGCTACTTGGTATGCTTTCCTGATTTATGGACTATTGCTGATAGGAGTGTTTTACGCGATATTCCATTATTTTAATACCCGTCGCCGTTTGCGGGAAAGGTTGCAAATGGAGCAGAAGGAGAAACTGCAACAGGAAGAGTTCCATCAGGCGAAGATGCATCTGTTCACGAATTTTGCTCATGAGTTACGTACTCCCCTGATGCTGATCATCACTCCCTTTGAAGAACTGGTGAAGCGGATGGATGTGGCTATGGAACTGCGGGATAAACTGATGGTCATTTATAAAAATGCTCAACGGCTTCTTCTATTGGTTAATCAGTTGCTGGACTTGCAGAAAAATCAGAGTGGTACGATGGAATTGCAAGTCACGGAGAATAATGTATATGAGTTTGTTACGGAGATCTACTGTGCATTCAATCAGATAGCACAAACCAATGAAATTACTTTCACTCTGGATTGCCGGGACCGGGAGTTCCAGGCCTGGTATGATAAGATGCTGCTTGAAAAGGTCGTATTCAATTTACTGTCCAATGCATTCAAGTATACTCCTTCCGGCAAAGACATACGTATGTCAGTAGATTGTGTTTCTGCCGGGGAGTTAGAAGAATCGTATCGAAAGGAAGTGGCCCCTTCTGCCCTGTATATGATGTTGCAGGTTGTGGATGCCGGCTGTGGAATCCCACCGCAGGAACGGGATAAGGTGTTCACGCCTTTCTACCGGGTACCTGAAACGGCAGGGGTAAATGTACCGGGTACAGGTATCGGGCTTAGTCTGGTGTATTCCATTGTAAAGCTGCATAAGGGGGTGATACGTATTGAAGACCGGGAAGATGGGACGGAAGGAGCACGGTTCATTGTTTTGCTGCCTGTTTCCCGTGAAGCTTTCACAGAGGACGAAACGGATTCCATGCCTGTGGAAACGATTGGAGATACGGCATTTGCACAGCCGGTGGAGAAATCGCAAACATCTCCCATTGGAGAAATAGCACCCAAAAAGCCGGTGGTTCTCCTGGTGGAAGATGACAAAGACGTACGGGATTACCTGCATAAGTCTTTGGAGAATGACTATGAAATCATTGAAGCGGCAAACGGTATAAAAGGATATGATAAGGCAGTACAATTCTTCCCTGATTTAGTGTTGAGTGATATTATGATGCCTAAGCGGAATGGGCTTGAACTCTGCTCCATGATTAAGAATGATATCCGTATCGGACATATCCCGGTGATACTGATGACTGCACGCTCCATGGTGATGCATATAAGGGAAGGTTTTGAGGCAGGGGCGGATGATTACGTGATTAAGCCTTTCAGTATGGATGTGCTTCGGATACGTATTCAGAGCCTGTTGCAGTCGAGGGAACAATTAAAGAAACTGTATGGCAAACGCTTCTCGCCCGAAGTGGTGGGTGTAAGTACCACTTCGGCGGATGAACGCTTCTCACAGAAACTGTATGAGATTATTGAGAAGAATATATCTGACCAGAATCTGGGTATAGAGATGCTTTGTGACCAGATCGGCATCAGCCGCGCTAATCTTTATCGCAAAATCAAAGCTATATCCGAGCTTTCGCCCACGGAACTGATACGCAATAAGCGCCTGGAGGTGGCATTGCGCTATCTGAAGGAAACGAATATGAGCGTTTCGGAAGTGGCAACTTTGTTGGGATTCAACAGTCATTCCTACTTCTCCAATTCGTTTAAAGCGTTCTATGGGTTCACACCTACGGAGTTCGTACAGATGAACAGTGCGAACAAAGAGAAGATGTAA